GATGCATTGCACCACATACTATAATCAATCACTTATTAGATAGGGGTGGTCAAGGAAGTCCTGATTTTGACGGACGAAACGAAGAACGAGCAGAAAGCAGCACGAAAAACAAACGAAGAGAGAGTTTCGGAGAAACCCCTTGGAAATTCTACAGCCCAATTTACCGATTTAGATATTTGGGCCGCGTCGAAGGACGCGAACGCGAAGTCAACAAAAACAAACGGATCAAGGAGGCCGAAAGCTGGATCGCTCCTATTATTGCCATTCATCTGCTGAACCACAGTACTTCTCTTCATTCAAAGCATATTAAATAGCATTCCATGGTCTGATGTTCATGACAtcgacctcttcttcgaggTCTGCATATACAGACTCTACGACACTCGCTGTGGACTTGGATATCGTCGAAGAGATATTTCAGCGAGGGCGATACGCAACGTCTTTCCCGCAAGTGTTCAAATCGTACACAGAAGTTCTGCAAGAGCAGTAAGTGTTCATCCAAGTTACCTGAATGAAGTGCTGATGCACACGGCTGCACGGTTGCAGTGGGATCTCAGCTACCAACGACTCTGTCTACTACAACTTCCTCTTGAAGGTCGGAGTCTTAAAAGCGTCAACATGGGGAGACAAGTGGGATCTATGGAAATCGACCCGACTAAACCAAACGTTGCCTTCAAGCGCTTCTGTATCCCGTATTAATCAAGAAGATTTCGGCAACAAGAAAAGTCAAAAATCTTTCGCTTCATCCCATTTGCCTGAGGTTCGAAAACGCGTTCCTTTCcttgcttctgcttcatcaGATCTGGATGAGGGCTACACAGGCGGCGAGGAAAGCGAAGCATCCATCAGGGCGAGTCCACGGATCCAGCTTGTCAAGAAAGAGATTGCAGACTATACGCCTGTCGAAACGGTGGATGTTACCGGAGAAGACTTGTTATCCTTCGATCCTCCTATTCGAACTTCGACTCCAATCTTCGCTCAATATCCCCAGTCGGGCTACCCCCCAGATTACACCGCTTCAGATGTTAGTCAGGACCTTGAACAAGCTACAGAAGAGTTCTCTACACTAGGTTTATCAACCCCAAAAGCACAGACAAAACAAACGCTGCAAACAGTCTCATGGGTAGATCGCATTGATGATCTCCCATTGGAAATGAAAAGACAAATGGAACAGAAGGCCGATACATTCTACATGTATGGTCTGACTTGGAGATGTTGGAACATGTGGTTTAAGACAAGCGAGTGGTATAGAGTGAGCCATCTCTCGTTCTCGTTTCGTGGCCCGACTGACATTACGCAGATTACTTATAAGAATATTATCACCGCCAGAAACAACCTTTTGCTCCGCCAAATGCTCGAGAGATGGCATAAATCATCACGTCGTCTCCTATCACTCCCTCCGATTGCCGATCGTCATCGCGAACAACATCTTAAGTCGGCCACACTAAAGACGTGGATGACCAAGCTGAAAGAACGTGATCTCGACCGGATGGAACAAAGATTGACTAGGCGGAAAGAAGTAGAGAGGATCCGAAAAGCTCTTGCACattggaaaagaaaatgggACGACAGACGAAcggagagatggaaaaaagACATGGCAGAGAGGGAGTTAGGCTTCAtagagagaaggagagaaaatCATATATTGACTGTCTTCCAAGTAAGGCGTGGTACCTTTTATCTGCTGCTTTGCTGACAAGCATTTAGCATTGGCGTGTGGAAGCACGTCTCCGATACTTAAAAGCCTTTAAAGAACAAGGGCTTATCTTATCAATTTTCTACGCTTGGCATGACCTCACCACCAAACAGCGATATCTTAAATCCATTTTACAAGACATTCAACTTCGCCAAAAGGAAGATGCGTTGCATTTATGGCAAAAGATGGCAATGTTGAAGCCCAAGGAGAAGTTGGCAATCGATactggaaaaggaaggttGCTGGCGAGAGTGTGGAATGACTGGAACGTTGCAAAGTGAGCAGTATTCGTTACAATTATGCCTGCTGAGGTTATTTTCTAACAATCCTTGTAGCTGGCTGAGTCAACAATCTTCTGCATTTGATCGCCGGTGTCTTTTCAACAAGGTCATGACAAAATGGAAGTCGGCAACGATAAATCAGCAAGTACGGTTACACACCCTTCCATTAGCTATATACGCTAACTTCCATCCAGGCACTCGGCCGTAGATCAGAAACCTTTGATAAACTGCGTCTCTTGCAGACTAGCCTCAAACAATGGAGGATCGCTTCCAGGGAGAGCCTGTTCAATCAAATTCGAGAAAAGCGGCTACAAAGCCGTGCCTTCGTCGTCTGGAAGGGCGAAATGGACCGAGTGGAGAAGCTAAATGGTGATGAAATCTCTTCATAGCGTGTTACAAGGGGCTGATACCATTTAACTCTAGCACTTGCTCATCAGTTCACTCGCAGACGCCAATCACAcgctctctcttctcatttCATTCGCTGGCGCTCTCATCTATCCTCTCTGCAGACTTTATCTCTACAAGCCAGGCTCGTCCACAAGCAACACCTTGTCATCAACTGCTTTTCAAAGTGGAAAGCCTCTTCCCGTACCGTGATAGCCAACCAAGCCTTGGCAGACAAGGCACATGGCTTCTTCGCACTGAGAATGGCGTTCAAGACTTGGGGAGTACAGTATAGGAGGAGAAAGGCTACGGCATGGATtaaggagaaagaaaaggagaggtTGAAACCTATTTTCGACAGTAaatttctttcctttctcagATAGCGATGGAGCTAACGATGTCGCAGGGTGGAGAGTTCTAGCGAAGAGATACCGTGGTCTTGAGAAACGAGAAACTGCGTTCCAAAGGTTTGTGGAAGAGGTATGTTTCCATTCTGAGGAGATTGGTTCTTCTTTCTAACGCATGTCTCGACAAAGCGAACCAAAGAACGGCTTCTAGCCAAATGGACTGAGCGAGTCGTCGAAGTTAAAGACCTCGAACTTAAAATAGTGAGGCAGAGGGACGAGCAGACTGTAAAGTACGTACCACAAACAAGCTTCGAATGTTATCTGACGGATGTGATAGGAATGCGTTGGGGCGATGGAAATCCCATTTGGAAGAGATTAGGGCAAGCAAGAAAAAGGCCGATGATTTCCTTGAAATTCGGGAGAACGGTGAGTACTTTGCCCAAGTTTTGCGTTGTCTAGCTTACATATCTTCTTTCAGAAAATCTTCGACGTGCATTTCGATTTTGGCGGTCGCAAGCCAAGCGGTCGAAACGCCTACGGCTTGCGTCTGAGCGATCAATCATCGAGAGAAAAAACAAGCTGCTGCGATGCATTTGGGATAAGTGGTGGAACcgaaagagagagaaggatcTGGACGATATC
This Cryptococcus neoformans var. neoformans JEC21 chromosome 9 sequence DNA region includes the following protein-coding sequences:
- a CDS encoding spindle pole body duplication -related protein, putative; its protein translation is MFMTSTSSSRSAYTDSTTLAVDLDIVEEIFQRGRYATSFPQVFKSYTEVLQEHGISATNDSVYYNFLLKVGVLKASTWGDKWDLWKSTRLNQTLPSSASVSRINQEDFGNKKSQKSFASSHLPEVRKRVPFLASASSDLDEGYTGGEESEASIRASPRIQLVKKEIADYTPVETVDVTGEDLLSFDPPIRTSTPIFAQYPQSGYPPDYTASDVSQDLEQATEEFSTLGLSTPKAQTKQTLQTVSWVDRIDDLPLEMKRQMEQKADTFYMYGLTWRCWNMWFKTSEWYRITYKNIITARNNLLLRQMLERWHKSSRRLLSLPPIADRHREQHLKSATLKTWMTKLKERDLDRMEQRLTRRKEVERIRKALAHWKRKWDDRRTERWKKDMAERELGFIERRRENHILTVFQHWRVEARLRYLKAFKEQGLILSIFYAWHDLTTKQRYLKSILQDIQLRQKEDALHLWQKMAMLKPKEKLAIDTGKGRLLARVWNDWNVANWLSQQSSAFDRRCLFNKVMTKWKSATINQQALGRRSETFDKLRLLQTSLKQWRIASRESLFNQIREKRLQSRAFVVWKGEMDRVEKLNALAHQFTRRRQSHALSSHFIRWRSHLSSLQTLSLQARLVHKQHLVINCFSKWKASSRTVIANQALADKAHGFFALRMAFKTWGVQYRRRKATAWIKEKEKERLKPIFDRWRVLAKRYRGLEKRETAFQRFVEERTKERLLAKWTERVVEVKDLELKIVRQRDEQTVKNALGRWKSHLEEIRASKKKADDFLEIRENENLRRAFRFWRSQAKRSKRLRLASERSIIERKNKLLRCIWDKWWNRKREKDLDDIRKEVEFLHENVILYGVMDKWKANTHILPGITADSQRVKSKTWATWERALERRKWAKAMRKEWDQKLLAEVFRLWKEAAAHKSMLNARKHRGRPRPSGSTPTTTTHTIGARRSLPLTHSCDPAPSSSHILLSAAASGTSASGRTQSNQHRHDARGSESVASEPVYSRLREELGRKRRGVSEEPAYGNMIGGESRNAERLETPRSGSEMLRALRGVMPGR